In the genome of Polaribacter sp. MED152, one region contains:
- a CDS encoding CTP synthase: MHNTKYVFVTGGVTSSLGKGIIAASLAKLLQERGFSVTIQKLDPYINIDPGTLNPYEHGECYVTDDGAETDLDLGHYERYLNIPTSQANNVTTGRIYQSVINKERKGEFLGKTVQVIPHITDEIKRRIQLLGETGEYDIVITEIGGTVGDIESLPYVESVRQMLWEKGEENAIVIHLTLVPYLAAAGELKTKPTQHSVKMLMQSGVSPDILVCRTEHEISDDIKRKLALFCNVKKEDVIQSIDAETIYDVPNLMLNEGLDEVVLNKLQLESKKKPALKTWNSFLQKHKNPKSEVEIGLIGKYIELQDSYKSITEAFIHAGSSNETKVKVRWIHSESLSPKSVEKKLAGLNGILVAPGFGDRGIEGKIKAVKYARENNIPFFGICLGMQMSVIEFARNVLNLEGASSSEMNKSAKHPVINLMDSQKNVTNKGGTMRLGAWDCEIKKGSKVYDAYQSELISERHRHRYEFNNTYLEQMESAGLKATGINPKTGLVEVVELENHPWFVGVQYHPEYKSTVLKPHPLFVDFIKAALKQSKK; this comes from the coding sequence GATTCAAAAATTAGACCCTTATATTAATATTGATCCAGGAACATTAAACCCATATGAACATGGAGAATGTTATGTTACTGATGATGGTGCTGAAACTGACTTAGACTTAGGTCATTATGAGCGTTATTTAAACATACCAACTTCTCAAGCCAATAATGTTACTACAGGTAGAATTTATCAATCTGTAATTAACAAAGAGCGCAAAGGAGAGTTTTTAGGAAAAACAGTACAAGTAATTCCACATATAACTGATGAAATTAAACGTAGAATTCAACTTTTAGGCGAAACTGGTGAGTATGACATTGTTATTACAGAAATTGGTGGAACTGTAGGTGATATAGAATCTTTACCTTATGTAGAGTCTGTAAGACAAATGCTTTGGGAAAAAGGCGAAGAAAACGCAATTGTAATTCACTTAACCTTAGTGCCTTATTTAGCTGCTGCAGGTGAATTAAAAACAAAACCTACACAGCATTCTGTTAAAATGTTAATGCAAAGTGGAGTTAGCCCAGATATTTTAGTATGTAGAACAGAACATGAAATTTCTGATGACATTAAACGTAAACTGGCTTTATTCTGTAATGTTAAAAAAGAAGACGTTATACAGTCTATTGATGCAGAAACAATTTATGATGTTCCTAATTTAATGCTGAATGAAGGATTAGATGAAGTGGTTTTAAATAAACTACAATTAGAATCTAAAAAGAAACCTGCTTTAAAAACTTGGAATAGCTTTTTACAGAAACATAAAAACCCAAAGTCTGAGGTAGAAATAGGTTTAATAGGGAAATATATAGAATTACAAGATTCTTATAAATCGATTACAGAAGCATTTATACATGCTGGCTCATCTAACGAAACTAAGGTTAAAGTAAGATGGATTCATTCAGAAAGTTTATCTCCTAAATCTGTTGAAAAAAAATTAGCAGGTTTAAACGGAATTTTAGTTGCTCCTGGTTTTGGAGATAGAGGAATTGAAGGTAAAATAAAGGCGGTTAAATACGCTAGAGAAAACAATATTCCGTTTTTTGGTATTTGCTTAGGTATGCAAATGTCTGTCATTGAATTTGCAAGAAACGTACTTAATTTAGAAGGTGCTAGTTCATCTGAAATGAATAAAAGTGCTAAACATCCTGTTATTAACTTAATGGATAGCCAAAAAAATGTAACCAACAAAGGTGGCACAATGCGTTTGGGAGCTTGGGATTGTGAAATTAAGAAAGGATCTAAGGTTTACGATGCTTATCAATCTGAATTGATTAGCGAAAGACACAGACATAGATATGAGTTTAACAACACCTATTTAGAACAAATGGAAAGTGCTGGTTTAAAGGCTACTGGTATTAACCCTAAAACAGGTTTGGTAGAAGTTGTTGAATTAGAAAATCATCCTTGGTTTGTAGGTGTTCAATATCACCCTGAATACAAAAGTACAGTATTGAAACCTCATCCTTTATTTGTAGATTTCATTAAAGCTGCTTTAAAACAATCTAAAAAATAG
- the yidC gene encoding membrane protein insertase YidC → MEQKKFDYNSFIGMILLAGILLWYFNTNKPEELEEQQPQEIVETTSNNDKENTKNIAAPVFENDSLKQIALQNKLGAFAQSALNGKEGTTVIENSLVKLTIDNKGGQIVKALVKNYQTYDSLPLYMIKDNNASFNINFGTTDNRILNTKDLFFEPSLTNSGENTVLSMKLKVSDSQYLEYRYEVKPDDYFVDFSIRSQGLDGVFNSSNPINLDWTLDGFRHERSLKTENTMYSYYYYKSEDEVEYLNAGNTEIANDIDWVAYKQHFFMSNLLTDTPFNNATVTSSDLVEDEKLDTVFTKRYELKTPLALTGGELNYNMKWFYGPSDYNLLKTFEGTDLDETADLGWGIFGFLNRNVFYPVFNLLEGFLTNYGLIIILMTIVVRILMSPLVYKSYLSSAKMKVIRPELQELNKKYPGKENAMKRQQETMAIQRKAGVNMMSGCIPALLQMPIFFALFKFFPTNIALRQESFLWAPDLSSYDVIFNLPFEIPFYGDHVSLFPILASIAIFFYMRMNQSQQANMQAPTQEGMPDMSKMMKYMIYFSPIMMLIFFNRYASGLSLYYFISNLLTISIMLVIKNYVIDEEKIHAQIEENKKRPEKAKSKFRQRIDAAMKQAQEQQARQQKK, encoded by the coding sequence ATGGAACAAAAAAAATTCGATTACAATTCTTTTATAGGAATGATTCTTCTTGCAGGAATTTTGTTGTGGTACTTTAATACCAACAAGCCAGAAGAATTGGAAGAGCAACAACCACAAGAAATTGTAGAAACTACTTCAAATAATGACAAGGAAAACACCAAAAACATTGCAGCACCAGTTTTTGAAAATGATTCTTTAAAACAAATTGCTTTACAAAATAAATTAGGTGCTTTTGCACAAAGTGCATTAAATGGTAAAGAAGGCACTACTGTAATTGAAAATAGTTTGGTAAAATTAACTATTGATAACAAAGGTGGACAAATTGTAAAAGCTTTGGTAAAAAATTACCAAACTTATGATTCACTTCCATTATATATGATTAAGGATAATAATGCCTCTTTCAATATCAATTTTGGAACTACAGACAATAGAATTTTAAATACTAAAGATTTATTCTTTGAACCTTCTTTAACAAATAGTGGAGAAAACACAGTGCTATCTATGAAATTAAAGGTTTCTGATAGTCAATATTTAGAATACAGATACGAAGTAAAACCAGATGATTATTTTGTTGATTTTTCTATAAGATCACAAGGTTTAGATGGCGTATTTAATTCATCTAATCCTATCAACTTAGATTGGACTTTAGATGGTTTTAGACACGAAAGAAGTTTAAAGACAGAGAATACCATGTATTCTTACTACTATTATAAAAGTGAAGATGAAGTTGAGTATTTAAATGCAGGTAATACAGAAATTGCCAATGATATAGATTGGGTTGCTTATAAACAGCACTTTTTCATGTCTAACTTGTTAACAGACACACCTTTTAACAATGCAACTGTAACCTCTTCAGATTTAGTTGAAGACGAAAAATTAGATACCGTTTTTACAAAAAGATATGAATTAAAAACTCCTTTAGCTTTAACAGGTGGGGAATTAAATTATAACATGAAATGGTTCTATGGCCCAAGTGATTATAATTTATTAAAAACTTTTGAAGGCACAGATTTAGACGAAACTGCAGATTTAGGTTGGGGTATTTTTGGATTCTTAAACAGAAACGTATTTTATCCTGTATTTAATCTTTTAGAAGGTTTCTTAACTAATTACGGTTTAATTATTATTCTGATGACTATTGTTGTTCGTATTTTAATGTCTCCATTAGTTTATAAATCTTATTTATCTAGTGCAAAAATGAAGGTGATAAGACCTGAATTACAAGAGCTAAATAAAAAATATCCTGGTAAAGAAAATGCTATGAAACGTCAGCAAGAAACAATGGCGATTCAAAGAAAAGCAGGAGTAAATATGATGTCTGGTTGTATACCTGCATTATTACAAATGCCGATATTCTTTGCATTATTTAAGTTTTTTCCAACAAACATTGCTTTACGTCAAGAAAGCTTTTTATGGGCGCCAGATTTATCATCTTATGATGTAATATTTAATCTTCCTTTCGAAATTCCGTTTTATGGAGACCATGTAAGTTTATTTCCAATTTTAGCTTCTATTGCTATTTTCTTTTACATGAGAATGAACCAAAGTCAGCAAGCTAATATGCAAGCACCTACTCAAGAAGGAATGCCAGATATGAGTAAAATGATGAAATACATGATTTACTTCTCACCTATTATGATGTTAATTTTCTTTAATAGATATGCAAGTGGATTAAGTTTGTATTACTTTATTTCTAACTTATTAACTATCTCTATTATGTTAGTAATTAAGAACTATGTAATTGATGAAGAAAAGATTCATGCTCAAATAGAAGAGAATAAAAAACGTCCTGAAAAAGCAAAAAGCAAATTCAGACAAAGAATTGATGCTGCAATGAAACAAGCACAAGAGCAGCAAGCAAGACAACAGAAAAAATAG